One Sphaerisporangium krabiense DNA segment encodes these proteins:
- a CDS encoding serine/threonine protein kinase, with product MQSLSAGDPQEIGPYRVVGRLGAGGMGSVYAGVDDTGQRVALKLVHEVLSTDLEFRRRFSREIAVLREVDGACVARVLGSDPGTERPWLATEFIAGPTLEQHVRAQGSLSGDALYGLAAGLAEALVAVHAADVVHRDLKPSNVILSSEGPRLIDFGIARVLDDTAMTHTGTLIGSPGWISPEEYGDGLVGTPADVYGWGMLVLFAATGEPPYGTGRPEVLAYRVRQETPDLEAVPEGLRVLVGRALAKEPEARPAADDVLATVTRIWRTEEGKQAPATSDITTLLQRTWVMPKDQASDWPAPSATELLSSSPPAAAPPTLFSAADSDRTESTTPSVRASVASPTAVTDTQTGAGAGAAEPPESVHLKTPAMPQAPNLPAAIAPKRASPWLHAYIVTAVAVTLITVTAIITNSLPGNSRPVAASASPEAAVSGLVASPSAPPSPTPNVMRTAEPAATKAPSPSGKAVSFKGIVMTLPKGWRLLPIDADSACIESPRSSGGYGAWQFVCRPDAMVLQLKSTKRHWPGYGIGDDKYGFMWSGTMPCLAGGTVVRNPYGSSRTSGATGLYYGVDPYSSRLVYSGLATMGDGRKAYYRNWQIACEVNRTYTTKIWYLPDSKVAFYVLSARPRDAGGHRQIIASTSLLAYKHAAAL from the coding sequence GTGCAGTCGCTGTCAGCGGGCGATCCCCAGGAGATCGGTCCGTACCGAGTTGTGGGACGTCTCGGGGCGGGCGGCATGGGCTCGGTCTACGCGGGGGTGGACGACACGGGGCAACGGGTCGCCCTCAAGCTCGTGCACGAGGTGCTGTCGACGGACCTGGAGTTCCGGCGGCGGTTCAGCAGGGAGATCGCCGTACTGCGTGAGGTGGACGGTGCCTGCGTGGCTCGCGTCCTCGGCTCCGACCCCGGCACCGAGCGTCCATGGCTGGCCACCGAGTTCATCGCCGGCCCCACGCTCGAACAGCACGTACGGGCGCAGGGATCGCTCAGCGGCGACGCGCTGTACGGTCTGGCCGCCGGGCTCGCCGAGGCGCTGGTGGCCGTGCACGCCGCGGACGTCGTTCACCGCGACCTGAAGCCGTCCAATGTGATCCTCTCCTCGGAAGGACCGCGCCTGATCGACTTCGGCATCGCCAGAGTGTTGGACGACACCGCGATGACCCACACCGGCACGCTGATCGGCTCCCCCGGCTGGATCAGTCCGGAGGAGTACGGGGATGGCCTGGTGGGAACCCCGGCCGACGTCTACGGCTGGGGCATGCTGGTGCTCTTCGCCGCTACCGGCGAGCCTCCCTATGGCACCGGCCGTCCGGAAGTACTGGCCTATCGGGTACGGCAGGAGACCCCGGACCTTGAAGCCGTACCCGAGGGCTTGCGCGTTCTGGTGGGCCGTGCGCTCGCCAAGGAACCGGAGGCAAGGCCGGCGGCCGACGATGTGCTGGCCACGGTCACCCGTATCTGGCGAACCGAGGAGGGGAAGCAGGCGCCTGCCACCTCCGACATCACAACGCTGCTCCAGCGCACGTGGGTGATGCCGAAGGACCAGGCGTCCGACTGGCCCGCCCCATCCGCCACCGAGTTGCTTTCCTCAAGCCCGCCCGCGGCGGCTCCCCCTACGCTGTTCTCCGCCGCGGACTCCGACAGGACCGAGTCCACGACCCCGTCGGTCCGCGCATCCGTGGCCTCGCCCACCGCTGTGACGGACACGCAGACCGGTGCCGGTGCCGGTGCCGCCGAACCGCCGGAATCAGTGCATCTGAAGACACCTGCAATGCCACAGGCTCCGAATCTTCCTGCGGCCATCGCCCCGAAGCGAGCCTCACCCTGGCTGCACGCCTACATCGTCACCGCGGTCGCGGTGACCCTGATCACCGTGACAGCGATCATCACGAATTCTCTTCCGGGAAACTCCCGCCCGGTCGCCGCTTCGGCGTCACCAGAGGCGGCCGTATCCGGGCTCGTCGCGTCGCCGAGCGCACCGCCTTCTCCCACACCAAATGTGATGAGGACGGCAGAACCGGCCGCGACAAAAGCCCCCTCGCCCAGCGGAAAGGCCGTGTCGTTCAAGGGCATCGTGATGACCCTGCCCAAGGGCTGGCGGCTGTTGCCCATCGACGCCGATTCCGCCTGCATCGAATCTCCACGCTCATCCGGGGGCTACGGCGCGTGGCAGTTCGTCTGCCGTCCCGATGCGATGGTGCTGCAGCTCAAGTCGACCAAGCGCCACTGGCCGGGGTACGGCATCGGCGATGACAAGTACGGCTTCATGTGGAGCGGGACCATGCCCTGCCTCGCCGGGGGCACCGTCGTCCGAAACCCTTATGGGTCCTCACGTACGTCGGGTGCGACGGGCCTGTATTACGGCGTCGACCCGTACAGCTCCCGGCTGGTCTATTCGGGGCTGGCGACGATGGGCGACGGGAGAAAGGCCTACTACCGGAACTGGCAGATCGCCTGTGAAGTGAATCGCACCTACACGACGAAGATCTGGTACCTGCCGGACTCGAAGGTGGCCTTCTACGTGCTCAGCGCCCGGCCACGGGACGCGGGCGGCCATCGCCAGATCATCGCCTCCACGAGCCTGCTCGCATACAAACACGCGGCTGCTCTGTGA
- a CDS encoding DEAD/DEAH box helicase encodes MGIGAKRKLIDIIQKALSSGPMTQDALLESVHRAGLRRVDVGDLYEVCARHSLAEFRDGIWVPRIPVTSEGNAVPPEDSSKEQTYKDGVLHRPDETEAAAEAERLVRQLGLPAVEPAPPPGPVPSGWADAAKDAARAFGDELQAVSKRRTQTDVPLTMGSEAGQAGGRKMMRFEAEGDVGVTEGTPALLVIRHAHFEVEVVSMFGNVLTLSAPSDTPLVSEATLRIDLSWLLVAQSRRLSELAHGGPGFDAGAALAAVTAGERHVMASQAELPVQAVDGLNEGQRDAVNLALRPGLTWLWGPPGTGKTTTISALVAELCARRMRVLLAAPTNAALDVAIGAVLKKLPGAAEGMLVRLGQPADPSLVDRNAGRVLVDEIAAARGAPVARRRVEAGIELRSCRQTLAALKRRREKLTPEEEATRLGAETKITYLRALQRELDRCMGEVRRQVCREAAIVAATAHQVVLETLKELTFDVVILDEASMTTAALAMLVAGAGRGHTVIAGDFRQLPPIAVAETPAAQEWLKRSPFEKAGISAAVARGRPPASLAALTEQYRMRAPIGDVVSTAFYPESPLVTAPAVKTRAVRSRVSWAGSPLVFVDTSNLRARTARRQGMHSRYNLMHAQLVAAMVGGATADLHDLALITPFAPQARLLESLLPDAHLDEWAASTVHRFQGGERDIVVYDTVDTGHGVSPMHRWFTEGSAGSEGARLLNVAASRARDDLVVIGALDSLHRRGASRDAVWTFFAHLLDRADRLPWEKLLTSSGVTELVSAAAVAERLGDDLARAATVEMWLPRAPLRELPGLIPALSAVRGADPETEAVTVWVEPDQDGYLPAEALRARREGVNIRPLTPILESGAVIGDVVWSSSGTLLGGTPGVVFRTEHRVFADAVRRAQRRRSGRIPGTGQLGDDCGRCQRMMVRTEAGRRGGTDLRYECAVCDHPSRRSPRR; translated from the coding sequence ATGGGGATAGGCGCGAAGCGGAAGCTCATCGATATCATCCAGAAAGCGTTGTCCTCTGGTCCGATGACGCAGGATGCTCTGCTCGAGAGCGTTCATCGGGCCGGTTTACGACGAGTCGACGTGGGCGATCTCTACGAGGTCTGTGCCCGGCACTCACTCGCCGAGTTCAGGGACGGTATATGGGTGCCGCGTATTCCTGTGACGTCCGAGGGCAACGCCGTACCCCCCGAGGACTCTTCAAAGGAACAAACGTATAAAGACGGCGTGCTGCATCGGCCTGATGAAACGGAGGCCGCCGCCGAAGCGGAGCGGCTCGTCCGTCAGTTGGGACTTCCCGCCGTCGAGCCGGCGCCGCCACCTGGCCCCGTGCCCAGTGGGTGGGCGGACGCGGCGAAGGACGCGGCTCGTGCTTTCGGTGATGAGCTCCAGGCGGTCTCGAAACGCCGCACGCAGACGGACGTTCCGCTCACCATGGGCAGTGAGGCCGGACAGGCAGGAGGCCGGAAGATGATGCGCTTCGAGGCGGAGGGAGATGTGGGCGTCACCGAAGGCACTCCCGCCCTCCTGGTCATCAGACACGCGCACTTCGAGGTCGAGGTCGTTTCCATGTTCGGCAACGTCCTCACGCTGTCGGCGCCTTCGGACACTCCACTGGTGAGTGAGGCGACTCTGCGCATCGACCTTTCATGGCTGCTGGTCGCCCAGAGCCGGCGTCTGAGCGAGCTGGCTCATGGTGGGCCGGGCTTCGACGCCGGCGCGGCCTTGGCGGCCGTGACAGCCGGCGAGCGTCACGTCATGGCATCCCAGGCCGAGTTGCCCGTACAGGCGGTGGACGGGTTGAACGAAGGTCAGCGCGACGCGGTGAACCTGGCGCTCAGACCAGGGCTCACCTGGCTCTGGGGACCGCCTGGCACAGGCAAGACGACGACGATCTCCGCTCTCGTAGCCGAACTGTGCGCACGGAGAATGCGCGTCCTGCTCGCCGCGCCGACCAACGCGGCGCTGGACGTGGCGATCGGGGCGGTGTTGAAGAAACTTCCCGGCGCCGCCGAGGGGATGCTGGTACGCCTCGGGCAACCGGCGGACCCGTCGCTGGTCGACAGGAACGCCGGCCGGGTCCTCGTGGACGAGATAGCCGCGGCTCGCGGAGCACCGGTCGCGCGGCGACGCGTGGAGGCGGGTATAGAGCTCAGGAGCTGCCGCCAGACGCTGGCCGCGCTCAAGCGTCGCCGTGAGAAGTTGACGCCCGAGGAAGAGGCCACCCGGCTCGGAGCCGAGACGAAGATCACCTATCTCCGGGCTCTCCAGCGGGAGCTGGACAGGTGCATGGGCGAGGTGCGCCGCCAGGTCTGCAGGGAGGCCGCCATCGTGGCGGCCACCGCCCACCAAGTGGTCCTCGAGACGCTCAAAGAGCTGACGTTCGACGTGGTCATCCTGGACGAGGCCAGCATGACCACGGCGGCGCTGGCGATGCTGGTGGCGGGCGCCGGACGAGGCCACACCGTCATCGCGGGTGACTTCCGTCAGCTTCCGCCGATCGCCGTCGCCGAGACCCCGGCGGCGCAGGAATGGCTGAAGCGAAGTCCGTTCGAGAAGGCGGGCATCTCGGCGGCCGTCGCCCGGGGGCGCCCGCCCGCATCCTTGGCGGCGTTGACCGAGCAGTACCGTATGCGCGCGCCCATCGGCGACGTCGTCAGTACCGCCTTCTACCCGGAGAGCCCTCTGGTCACGGCACCCGCCGTGAAGACCAGGGCGGTACGGAGCCGGGTCTCATGGGCGGGCAGTCCTCTGGTGTTCGTGGACACCTCGAATCTGCGAGCGCGGACGGCCCGCAGGCAGGGCATGCACTCCAGGTACAACCTGATGCACGCTCAGCTGGTCGCCGCGATGGTGGGGGGCGCCACCGCCGATCTCCACGATCTGGCTTTGATCACTCCCTTCGCGCCTCAGGCACGGCTTCTGGAGTCGCTGCTGCCGGACGCCCATCTCGACGAGTGGGCGGCCTCTACCGTCCACCGTTTCCAGGGTGGTGAGCGTGACATCGTCGTGTACGACACGGTCGACACCGGCCACGGCGTCTCGCCGATGCATCGGTGGTTCACGGAGGGGAGCGCGGGCAGCGAGGGTGCCCGCCTGCTCAATGTCGCGGCCAGCAGGGCCCGGGACGATCTCGTCGTCATCGGCGCCCTCGACAGCCTGCACCGGCGTGGTGCATCTCGTGACGCCGTATGGACGTTCTTCGCCCACTTGCTCGACCGGGCCGACCGACTCCCGTGGGAGAAGCTGCTGACCTCTTCCGGTGTCACCGAACTCGTGTCGGCTGCGGCGGTCGCGGAGCGGCTCGGTGACGACCTGGCCAGGGCCGCGACCGTCGAGATGTGGCTTCCGCGGGCGCCGTTGCGTGAACTGCCCGGCCTCATTCCCGCCCTGAGCGCTGTACGCGGCGCGGATCCGGAAACCGAAGCCGTGACCGTCTGGGTAGAGCCGGACCAGGACGGCTATCTGCCGGCCGAAGCCCTCCGCGCTCGGCGTGAGGGTGTCAACATCCGGCCGCTCACGCCGATCCTGGAGTCCGGCGCGGTGATCGGCGACGTCGTCTGGTCCTCGTCCGGGACGCTGCTCGGTGGCACGCCGGGAGTGGTGTTCCGCACCGAGCATCGTGTTTTCGCCGACGCGGTGCGACGCGCGCAGCGACGGCGTTCCGGGAGGATCCCCGGAACGGGACAACTCGGCGATGACTGCGGTCGCTGCCAGCGGATGATGGTCCGTACCGAGGCCGGTCGGCGAGGTGGCACGGACCTCAGATATGAGTGCGCCGTGTGCGATCACCCTTCGAGGAGAAGCCCCAGACGGTAG
- a CDS encoding DEAD/DEAH box helicase, whose amino-acid sequence MIQFWHACEMFSPQDLPKIDHRDPQAPVFDVEPGARLPWEAGHELRKRPIKPTMAWRHIVYGGIFGLDKVRDLMERTFGRDPESVDGMSPGSSALFALVITDEGRALLGTEVISSCAWAAGRTIHPGPAAADWLSGFDTVCDQAALEMQAAVGAFENDARAAELRDQGYEVGRPLGYGELAGLIKLTGELLGVGTVLSPGGIRITSLQVSRKREFTAEEGTDFLNSFIAKDLQRVSELVRHGRYGAALETYMRTSEPARVDLRRRPEVLFDRVAPDKVPLGRWPQAAEMPLALSQQFAVNSVMAELAPSAGMFAVNGPPGTGKTTMLRDLIAAIVVERAHRLSKLSTPGAAFTGTHRWTSGVYKRVIRAWREDLTGFEIVVASANNGAVQNVTLEIPGKSAIHPPWRDATDYFADIGARVLGQPAWGLGAARLGRKSYRQEFVEKAWYGSTTKNQQGLLDVLKAWELETGDGGTGTWGEAVKAFSLAYQRARALQDERSTVHRYQRELPELARRIAETTSAVSSKEKDLEQAQRLLGSAEATLATAQEEATRWSHRRREHQGLQPSLITALFTLGKATRAWHAEDQELLRHQQAAQAAAGKADESVQGRKGDITRISGELAAARAHLTKQRSQAAEIRRTLDRLAGALGDFAPGDDWWTDDTKRELSAPWIDSAWNTARSELFVEALRLHQAFLRAEATTMRRNLQGAMDVLTGAAPTTTAEDAVRAAWQSLFFVVPVVSTTFSSIDRMFTHLTRESLGWLLIDEAGQATPQAAVGAIWRSRRAVVVGDPLQLEPVFTLPFTAQQALRRHFRVPEERWLPGRTSVQQLADHANTYGTFLPTDDEPVWVGAPLRVHRRCDEPMFGISNKIAYDGLMVFGKSSGQALDWPVSAWIDVASTESDGHWIPEEGRALAWVLNGLVTGYGVDPENIMVIGPFRQVARGVTKIAESYRKIKAGTVHTAQGKEADIVILVLGGDPSKPGAKSWAAQRPNLLNVAVSRAKRRLYVIGNRAEWSRQRYFNVLAANLDVRPYPAE is encoded by the coding sequence GTGATCCAGTTCTGGCACGCCTGCGAGATGTTCAGCCCCCAGGATCTGCCGAAGATCGATCATCGCGACCCGCAGGCACCGGTGTTCGATGTGGAGCCCGGCGCCCGCCTTCCGTGGGAGGCCGGTCACGAGCTGCGAAAGCGGCCGATCAAACCGACGATGGCCTGGCGCCACATCGTCTACGGCGGGATCTTCGGGCTCGACAAAGTCCGCGATCTCATGGAGAGGACCTTCGGCCGCGACCCGGAAAGCGTCGACGGCATGTCACCCGGTTCGAGCGCGCTGTTCGCCCTTGTGATCACCGATGAGGGGCGGGCGCTCCTGGGCACGGAGGTGATCTCCAGCTGTGCGTGGGCGGCCGGCCGCACGATCCATCCCGGCCCCGCCGCGGCCGACTGGTTGAGCGGTTTCGACACCGTGTGCGATCAAGCGGCCTTGGAGATGCAGGCGGCGGTCGGCGCGTTCGAGAACGACGCGAGAGCGGCCGAACTGCGGGACCAGGGATACGAGGTGGGCCGCCCGCTCGGGTACGGGGAACTCGCCGGCCTCATCAAGCTGACCGGCGAACTCCTTGGCGTCGGCACGGTCCTGAGCCCAGGCGGCATCAGGATCACGAGTCTCCAGGTGTCGAGGAAACGAGAGTTCACCGCCGAAGAGGGAACGGATTTCCTCAACAGCTTCATCGCGAAAGATCTCCAACGTGTATCGGAACTGGTCAGGCATGGCCGGTACGGCGCCGCGCTGGAAACGTACATGCGAACCTCAGAACCGGCTCGCGTCGACCTGCGCCGACGTCCCGAGGTGCTCTTCGACCGCGTGGCACCCGACAAGGTGCCACTCGGCCGGTGGCCACAGGCGGCGGAGATGCCCCTGGCGCTGAGCCAGCAGTTCGCGGTGAACAGCGTCATGGCGGAACTGGCGCCCTCAGCGGGGATGTTCGCCGTGAACGGCCCACCCGGTACGGGAAAGACCACGATGCTCCGAGACCTCATCGCCGCCATCGTGGTCGAGCGCGCGCACCGCCTGTCGAAGCTCTCCACCCCCGGTGCCGCCTTCACGGGCACCCATCGCTGGACGAGCGGCGTCTACAAACGCGTCATCCGGGCATGGCGTGAAGATCTCACGGGGTTCGAGATCGTGGTCGCCTCCGCGAACAACGGAGCCGTGCAGAACGTGACCCTGGAGATCCCCGGTAAGAGCGCCATCCACCCTCCATGGCGCGACGCCACCGACTATTTCGCCGACATCGGCGCCCGAGTGCTCGGCCAACCGGCCTGGGGCCTCGGCGCCGCGCGCCTCGGCCGGAAGAGCTATCGCCAGGAATTCGTGGAGAAGGCCTGGTACGGCTCGACCACCAAGAACCAGCAGGGCCTGCTCGACGTCCTCAAGGCATGGGAGCTCGAGACCGGCGACGGCGGCACCGGAACCTGGGGGGAGGCGGTGAAGGCGTTCTCCCTCGCATACCAGCGGGCTCGCGCTCTGCAGGACGAGCGTTCGACCGTCCACAGATACCAGCGGGAGTTGCCCGAGCTGGCACGCAGGATCGCCGAGACGACGAGCGCCGTCTCCTCGAAAGAAAAAGATCTCGAGCAGGCGCAGCGATTACTCGGCTCCGCCGAAGCCACTCTGGCGACGGCGCAGGAAGAGGCCACTCGCTGGTCGCACCGGCGGCGGGAACATCAAGGACTCCAGCCGAGCCTGATCACGGCGCTGTTCACTCTGGGGAAGGCCACGCGCGCGTGGCACGCGGAGGATCAGGAACTGCTGCGCCACCAGCAGGCCGCGCAGGCCGCAGCCGGCAAGGCCGACGAGTCGGTCCAGGGGCGGAAGGGAGACATCACCAGGATCTCTGGCGAACTGGCCGCCGCCCGCGCTCACCTGACGAAACAGCGAAGCCAGGCCGCCGAGATCCGGCGGACACTCGATCGGCTCGCGGGTGCCTTGGGCGACTTCGCACCCGGCGACGACTGGTGGACCGATGACACCAAGCGAGAACTGAGCGCCCCATGGATCGACTCCGCCTGGAACACCGCCCGTAGCGAACTGTTCGTCGAGGCCCTCCGGCTTCACCAGGCGTTCCTCCGCGCCGAGGCGACCACCATGCGCAGGAACCTGCAGGGCGCGATGGACGTGCTCACCGGCGCGGCGCCCACGACCACCGCCGAGGACGCCGTACGGGCCGCCTGGCAGAGTCTCTTCTTCGTGGTCCCCGTGGTTTCGACGACCTTCTCCTCGATCGACCGCATGTTCACCCATCTGACGCGTGAGTCCCTGGGCTGGCTGCTCATCGACGAGGCCGGGCAGGCGACGCCGCAGGCGGCCGTGGGAGCGATCTGGCGGTCCCGCCGGGCCGTCGTGGTCGGCGACCCGTTGCAGTTGGAGCCGGTCTTCACCCTGCCGTTCACCGCCCAGCAGGCGCTACGCCGGCACTTTCGCGTCCCCGAGGAACGATGGCTGCCCGGTAGGACCTCCGTGCAACAGTTGGCGGACCACGCGAACACGTACGGCACGTTTCTCCCCACCGACGACGAACCGGTCTGGGTCGGCGCTCCCCTCCGCGTACATCGGCGATGCGACGAGCCGATGTTCGGCATCTCCAACAAGATCGCCTACGACGGCCTCATGGTGTTCGGAAAGTCCTCAGGACAGGCGCTCGACTGGCCCGTCAGCGCATGGATCGATGTGGCGAGCACCGAGTCGGACGGCCACTGGATCCCCGAGGAGGGCAGGGCGCTCGCCTGGGTGCTGAACGGCCTCGTCACCGGTTACGGCGTCGACCCGGAGAACATCATGGTGATCGGCCCGTTTCGCCAGGTGGCCAGGGGCGTCACCAAGATCGCCGAGTCATACCGGAAGATCAAGGCCGGCACCGTCCATACGGCTCAGGGCAAGGAAGCGGACATCGTCATCCTGGTTCTTGGGGGCGATCCGAGCAAGCCCGGCGCGAAAAGCTGGGCGGCGCAGCGCCCCAACCTGCTCAATGTGGCGGTCAGCCGTGCCAAGCGGCGGCTCTATGTGATCGGCAACCGCGCCGAATGGAGCCGACAGCGCTATTTCAACGTGCTCGCGGCCAACCTCGACGTTCGTCCGTACCCCGCAGAATAG
- a CDS encoding CehA/McbA family metallohydrolase, which produces MPERDTHPATHAERGYRPVDLTGVMNAPRSILDDGDSYPLGPRTLYGIPFLFGDEHAPDAALLRVAGGADAAVTIPVDRAFEWMVIAHALESPDLFDGQTVGDVRAHYTLRYEDGAAERLPVRERFEIGPTPRLWSDRPIPLDWGQTPFLAVPDAQHRLMPRTHGRFDAAGARFVDIDDPQARSPYVLPYRFYLWPFRNPRPGARVRALEIRSLGPSVLVGALTTSDLEEDPFGRTVWRDVLIDLDPSLGTVGEDLAVGVDRGSATYLYRRVVTSEAGDAGTPAWGAPVEEEEHRAYVRVAATPSARLTLTRGTSVISTCGWEELLATGGRSDGGVRWRVPDAGRAWVRTVVRDAATGEPVPCRIHFRSADGVPYPPHGHHGHINSDGNTWNLDIGGDVRLGATTYSYIDGTCEGWLPLGEVTVEAAHGFEFRPIRTTVTIQEGQAELELTLTRMADMAATGWYSGDTHVHFVSTLGAELEARGEDVRITNLLLSQWGHLFTNTEEFTGRPHTSADGHTHVFAGQENRSGMLGHVNLLGLRRPIMPWCTGGAEEAELGGGLETTLAHWADECHEQGGTVVLAHFPVPNGEAAALLATGRLDAVEMIAYDPYNIKEYYRYLNAGYQIPLVGGTDKMSSEVPIGLIRTYAHVPPGEELDYWAWCRAVRRGATSVTSGPLLHLDVNGHRPGDHVLAAGGGAVRVAARVESIFDLERIEIVLNGRVVAEHRSPRPAGTLDLAAEVPVTEDSWIAARCYGPGADVARHHDVWARPIMAHTSPVYVRTGEGYRRYDETTVRHMLNLIDGSLAYIDERARTQWPGRVCHRHGRSDHLAFLRAPFLQARDLLRARTADHR; this is translated from the coding sequence ATGCCTGAGCGCGACACCCACCCCGCCACGCACGCCGAACGCGGCTACCGCCCGGTGGACCTGACGGGCGTGATGAACGCGCCTCGCTCGATCCTCGACGACGGCGATTCCTATCCGCTCGGGCCGCGCACGCTGTACGGCATCCCGTTCCTGTTCGGCGACGAGCACGCTCCCGACGCGGCGCTGCTGCGCGTCGCGGGCGGCGCCGACGCGGCCGTCACCATTCCGGTGGACCGTGCCTTCGAGTGGATGGTGATCGCCCACGCCTTGGAATCGCCCGACCTGTTCGACGGCCAGACCGTCGGTGACGTCCGCGCCCACTACACACTGCGGTACGAGGACGGCGCCGCCGAGCGTCTGCCGGTGCGCGAGCGCTTCGAGATCGGGCCGACGCCCCGGCTGTGGAGCGACCGGCCGATCCCGCTCGACTGGGGGCAGACCCCGTTCCTGGCCGTGCCCGACGCGCAGCACCGGCTGATGCCGCGCACCCACGGCCGCTTCGACGCGGCCGGCGCTCGGTTCGTCGACATCGACGATCCCCAGGCCCGGTCCCCCTACGTGCTGCCCTACCGGTTCTACCTGTGGCCTTTCCGCAATCCCCGGCCAGGCGCGCGGGTCCGCGCCCTGGAGATCCGCTCGCTCGGGCCGAGCGTGCTCGTCGGCGCCCTGACCACCAGTGACCTGGAAGAGGATCCGTTCGGCCGTACGGTGTGGCGGGACGTCCTGATCGACCTCGACCCCTCGCTCGGCACGGTCGGAGAGGATCTGGCCGTCGGCGTCGACCGCGGGTCCGCCACGTATCTCTACCGCCGGGTCGTCACCTCCGAGGCGGGGGACGCGGGCACACCGGCCTGGGGAGCGCCCGTCGAGGAGGAGGAGCACCGCGCGTACGTCCGCGTCGCCGCGACCCCGTCGGCGCGGCTGACCCTCACGCGGGGGACGTCCGTCATCAGCACCTGCGGCTGGGAGGAACTGCTCGCCACCGGAGGGCGCAGCGACGGTGGAGTCCGCTGGCGCGTGCCCGACGCCGGGCGCGCCTGGGTGCGCACCGTGGTCAGGGACGCCGCCACCGGCGAGCCCGTCCCGTGCCGGATCCATTTCCGATCCGCCGACGGCGTCCCCTACCCGCCACACGGTCACCACGGGCACATCAACTCCGACGGCAACACCTGGAACCTCGACATCGGCGGCGACGTACGGCTCGGCGCCACCACCTACTCCTACATCGACGGGACCTGCGAGGGCTGGCTACCGCTGGGCGAGGTCACGGTCGAGGCGGCCCACGGATTCGAGTTCCGGCCGATTCGCACGACCGTCACGATCCAGGAGGGCCAGGCCGAACTCGAACTGACCCTGACCCGGATGGCCGACATGGCGGCCACCGGCTGGTACAGCGGCGACACCCACGTGCACTTCGTCTCCACGCTCGGCGCGGAGCTCGAGGCGCGCGGCGAGGACGTGCGTATCACCAACCTCCTGCTCAGCCAGTGGGGCCACCTGTTCACCAACACCGAGGAGTTCACCGGCCGACCGCACACCTCGGCCGACGGCCACACCCACGTCTTCGCCGGGCAGGAGAACCGCAGCGGCATGCTCGGGCACGTCAACCTTCTCGGGCTACGCCGCCCGATCATGCCCTGGTGCACCGGCGGAGCGGAGGAGGCGGAACTCGGCGGCGGCCTGGAGACCACGCTGGCGCACTGGGCCGACGAATGCCACGAGCAGGGCGGCACGGTCGTGCTGGCGCACTTCCCGGTGCCGAACGGCGAGGCGGCCGCGCTCCTGGCCACCGGCAGGCTCGACGCCGTCGAGATGATCGCCTACGACCCGTACAACATCAAGGAGTACTACCGCTATCTCAACGCCGGCTACCAGATCCCCCTGGTCGGTGGCACCGACAAGATGAGCAGCGAGGTCCCGATCGGCCTGATCCGTACCTACGCCCACGTGCCGCCCGGCGAGGAGCTGGACTACTGGGCCTGGTGCCGGGCCGTACGGCGGGGGGCGACGTCGGTGACGAGCGGTCCGCTCCTGCACCTGGACGTGAACGGCCACCGCCCTGGTGATCACGTCCTGGCGGCCGGGGGAGGCGCCGTCCGGGTCGCGGCCCGCGTCGAGTCCATCTTCGACCTGGAACGGATCGAGATCGTGCTGAACGGCCGGGTCGTCGCCGAGCACCGGTCGCCGCGTCCGGCGGGCACGCTCGACCTGGCCGCCGAGGTGCCCGTCACCGAGGACTCCTGGATCGCCGCACGGTGCTACGGCCCCGGCGCGGACGTCGCCCGGCACCACGACGTGTGGGCCAGGCCGATCATGGCGCACACCTCGCCGGTGTACGTGCGCACGGGGGAGGGCTACCGCCGTTACGACGAGACCACCGTCCGGCACATGCTGAACCTGATCGACGGCTCCCTGGCCTACATCGACGAACGCGCTCGTACCCAGTGGCCCGGCCGCGTCTGCCACCGACACGGCCGGTCGGACCACCTGGCCTTCCTACGCGCCCCGTTCCTCCAGGCCCGCGACCTGCTCCGAGCCCGAACGGCCGACCACCGCTGA